A stretch of Podospora bellae-mahoneyi strain CBS 112042 chromosome 5, whole genome shotgun sequence DNA encodes these proteins:
- a CDS encoding hypothetical protein (EggNog:ENOG503PCFI; COG:S): MPSGQAVSPSSLPLMLQHAIHVTHQLGFRYLQVDALFIIQDSMLDWEEQAAQMHNIYLGATSTIAADVGNSSGSGLSCYQSRLLLHGKRIPDEDLRVVIEPYKVHGWYVNTTERLQCIGHPTPLIRMIARRYQEITTLHFKRGHGPFKNVTCQRESCILVNSRRDGNATS; encoded by the coding sequence ATGCCTAGCGGACAAGCAGTCTCTCCGTCATCACTGCCTCTCATGCTTCAGCACGCCATTCATGTCACCCACCAGTTAGGCTTCCGATATCTTCAGGTTGATGCTCTTTTCATCATTCAGGATTCGATGCTGGACtgggaggagcaggccgcTCAGATGCACAACATATATCTGGGCGCTACTAGCACCATAGCGGCAGATGTGGGGAACAGCAGTGGTTCTGGTTTATCATGCTATCAAAGCAGGCTATTGCTACACGGGAAGCGGATCCCTGACGAAGACCTCAGAGTGGTCATTGAGCCATACAAGGTGCACGGGTGGTATGTTAACACTACAGAGAGACTCCAATGCATCggccatccaacccccctcatAAGAATGATAGCGCGACGATACCAAGAAATCACGACTCTACACTTCAAGCGCGGGCATGGGCCTTTCAAGAACGTAACTTGTCAAAGAGAGTCTTGTATTTTGGTGAATTCGAGACGGGATGGGAATGCAACAAGTTGA